A portion of the Leptospira broomii serovar Hurstbridge str. 5399 genome contains these proteins:
- the hisD gene encoding histidinol dehydrogenase: protein MGIRIREVDGSFSLKSILERAKQDLGETMPLVTPILEAVRDNGDRALRELTHKFDKLDIDTFYHPVGEWKGSIPSDLQAALEKAKQNIETFHRAQLPTSLDTIVSGNRLGIRYTPIESVSVYAPGGKALYPSTILMGVLPARIAGVPHIQIVTPPQVGGIPDGLYAAAKIAGADAIITAGGAQGIAAVAYGTKSIPRSEFVIGPGNKFVTAAKIILSGQGRIGIDSPAGPSEVLVIADDSANPNWVAADLLSQAEHGEDSAAILCTDSMEFAKKVSAEIDKALVERPKRREMKTASIQNESWILVFPNLKFCVDFSNQYAPEHLEIQTRNYPELFEGIRHAGSVFLGPYSPVAMGDYISGTNHILPTAGGSRIFSSLGVMTFLKRITYQEINRSSLKELYPHVKVLSEFEGLDEEHGNSVKVRLPE from the coding sequence ATGGGCATCCGAATCCGAGAAGTTGACGGAAGCTTCTCCTTAAAGTCTATCCTAGAGCGCGCGAAGCAAGACCTGGGCGAAACTATGCCCTTGGTCACCCCGATTTTGGAAGCGGTTCGGGATAATGGTGACCGGGCGCTGCGCGAGCTAACGCATAAATTCGATAAATTAGACATAGATACTTTCTACCATCCTGTCGGCGAATGGAAAGGTTCAATTCCTTCCGACTTACAAGCGGCTCTAGAAAAGGCGAAACAGAATATTGAGACCTTTCATAGGGCGCAACTCCCAACTTCCTTGGATACGATAGTTTCCGGAAATAGATTAGGAATTCGTTATACTCCGATCGAATCCGTATCCGTTTACGCGCCTGGCGGGAAAGCTCTTTATCCTTCCACCATTTTGATGGGGGTTTTGCCGGCTAGGATAGCGGGAGTTCCCCATATTCAAATCGTAACCCCTCCTCAAGTCGGGGGTATTCCAGACGGATTGTATGCCGCTGCAAAGATTGCGGGAGCGGATGCGATCATCACCGCCGGTGGAGCGCAAGGAATCGCTGCGGTTGCGTACGGAACGAAAAGTATTCCTCGTTCGGAATTCGTCATCGGGCCCGGCAATAAATTCGTTACCGCAGCTAAGATCATTCTTAGCGGGCAGGGTAGAATCGGAATCGATAGTCCGGCGGGACCAAGCGAAGTACTTGTGATTGCGGATGACTCCGCCAACCCGAATTGGGTTGCTGCGGATCTTTTATCCCAAGCTGAACATGGCGAAGACTCCGCTGCGATCCTCTGCACCGATTCGATGGAGTTTGCTAAGAAAGTTTCCGCAGAAATAGATAAAGCTTTAGTAGAAAGACCTAAACGAAGAGAAATGAAAACGGCATCGATTCAAAATGAAAGTTGGATACTAGTCTTTCCGAATTTGAAATTCTGCGTCGATTTTTCCAACCAGTATGCTCCCGAACATTTGGAGATTCAGACTAGAAATTATCCTGAATTATTCGAAGGGATTCGTCATGCGGGTTCGGTGTTTTTAGGACCGTATTCTCCGGTGGCAATGGGGGATTATATCAGTGGAACGAATCATATTTTACCGACGGCCGGAGGCAGCCGAATCTTTTCCTCTTTGGGAGTAATGACTTTCCTGAAAAGAATCACATACCAGGAAATAAATCGGTCGTCGTTAAAGGAACTTTATCCGCACGTGAAAGTTTTATCCGAATTCGAAGGATTGGACGAAGAACACGGAAATTCGGTTAAAGTTAGACTTCCGGAATAA
- the panC gene encoding pantoate--beta-alanine ligase: MIVLKNPNEVRKTIRDWKSEGLSIGFAPTMGFLHEGHAALFERSVSENDKTIVSIFVNPAQFNDPEDFAKYPVSTDRDLELCKKSGVDLVYLPDADTVYPGGVPDIELRVPGLMKNLDAATRPGHFEGVLLVLSRFFHAVEADRSYFGKKDYQQYRIVKEFAKMLGFPMEIVGVDTIRSPKGLALSSRNARLSDSDKEEALLISRALKLAESLILKGEKDPVEIKTVMQDVLDSSASIRVDYLEVLDATTLGEIPLLKGEVLLAIAAFLGPVRLIDNITVQVS; encoded by the coding sequence ATGATCGTATTAAAAAATCCGAATGAAGTCAGGAAAACGATTAGAGATTGGAAGTCGGAAGGTTTGAGCATTGGCTTTGCCCCTACAATGGGGTTTTTGCACGAGGGACACGCTGCATTATTCGAACGTTCCGTCTCCGAAAATGATAAAACGATCGTTTCCATCTTCGTAAATCCGGCACAATTTAACGATCCGGAAGATTTTGCAAAATATCCGGTAAGCACCGATCGCGATTTGGAATTATGCAAAAAATCTGGTGTCGATTTGGTATATTTACCCGATGCGGATACGGTATATCCTGGAGGAGTTCCGGATATCGAATTACGAGTGCCGGGTTTGATGAAGAATTTGGATGCGGCGACTCGTCCGGGCCATTTTGAAGGCGTCTTACTCGTACTTTCCCGTTTTTTTCATGCGGTCGAAGCGGACCGTTCCTACTTCGGTAAAAAGGATTATCAGCAGTATCGGATCGTGAAGGAATTCGCCAAAATGCTTGGATTCCCTATGGAAATCGTCGGAGTCGATACGATTCGGAGTCCCAAGGGCCTCGCACTTAGCTCGCGCAATGCACGACTATCGGATTCCGATAAAGAAGAGGCTCTCCTTATTTCTAGAGCCTTGAAACTTGCAGAAAGTCTGATTTTAAAAGGTGAAAAAGATCCGGTGGAGATTAAGACGGTGATGCAGGATGTTTTAGATTCTTCCGCTAGTATTCGAGTGGATTATTTGGAAGTTTTGGATGCGACTACTCTAGGAGAGATTCCTCTACTGAAAGGGGAAGTCCTGCTTGCGATTGCTGCCTTCCTCGGCCCGGTCCGCTTAATCGACAATATTACGGTTCAGGTCTCGTAA
- the mfd gene encoding transcription-repair coupling factor translates to MPKVETSLTDWKQPLSQLIQKSWKGLSKISSVPSSLHSLLASIIADLSKDSVIVVVATNTEAEFLHRESLSFVKEGRSYYFPGQEVLPYEYMRYPQEMKRERIKALAQILSGEKVLIFTSVAGFLKTLPAPSALKGRTIRLEVGQELELNSLLRDLSQLGYSRKDVCEAFGEFSLKGGILDVFSSFFREPIRIDFFGDELESIRTFDPETQRSLVSLEEAYIPPADEYILSEEQKVAYRRVISEADSSLHLPEIPDDSGGTYFEELVPLVRENVGFLSYFSKSPILIFPTANDSKERLAQLKREYESLFEKRSNEVLCVPPSALLSAGPEYESVEKASGISFSQLPPSKPNDLVCPLKEAPAFKGKIREVREKIVQLREEGGWKVVLTSSFEAQTKRLQGLFESEGIELLNSESTEPKEILFAKNDKADLLLVVSELRNGFVWDEEKILLLSENDVFGREYKRKTRFKKQNSKAIQSFLDLKEGDFIVHVNHGVGRFLKIERVNAGGKERDFLKLEYQGGDTLFVPLDQISLVQRFVGGTEKPRLDSLGKSTWKKTKDRVQKAVEGLAEDLVRMYSNRIKLQGYSFPPDTVYQEEFEAEFEYEETPDQIDAIEAVKKDLESPRPMDRLICGDVGYGKTEVAIRAAFKVAMAGKQILMLAPTTILALQHYNTIKKRFENYPITIELISRLRTAAETRDVLKRFSTGKVDMIVGTHAILANSVHPKNLGLLIIDEEQRFGVNHKESIKKLKNLVDVLTLTATPIPRTLHMALTGIRELSIIATPPKNRQSVETYVLEEDEDLLREAIRKELARGGQVFYLYNRVESIERETKHLNDIVPEASIGVLHGQMTEDEIEETLVDFYAKKYDILVTTTIIESGIDIPNVNTLIVKRADLFGLSQLYQIRGRVGRSDRKAYAYLLLPRDRVVTEDAEKRLNTIYEYQELGSGFKVAMRDLEIRGAGNLLGKEQSGDIMEVGFDLYVRMLEEAIARIKGEEIPIEVRTAINLETDFYIPETYIPDTRQKIEFYKRFEGARDLDEIEEITSEMVDRFGEPPEEAKTFLLLEKIRTLASAIGFETVAEVGEEIRMKSGAHFRGSYEKIVTLISAKMGLTMNPREPNVLLFRPGKANQKEKLSNLVYLLTEMQPGKK, encoded by the coding sequence ATGCCTAAAGTCGAAACATCTCTAACGGACTGGAAGCAACCGCTTTCACAGCTGATTCAAAAATCTTGGAAGGGTCTTTCAAAAATAAGCTCGGTTCCTTCCTCCTTACATTCTCTTTTAGCTAGTATCATTGCGGATCTAAGCAAGGATTCGGTGATCGTTGTCGTAGCTACGAATACCGAAGCGGAGTTTCTTCATAGAGAATCGTTGAGCTTCGTAAAGGAAGGGAGATCCTACTATTTTCCCGGCCAGGAAGTTCTTCCTTACGAGTATATGCGTTATCCGCAGGAAATGAAACGAGAACGCATCAAGGCATTAGCGCAAATTCTCTCCGGAGAGAAAGTTCTAATTTTCACCTCCGTTGCCGGATTTCTAAAGACCCTTCCTGCGCCTTCCGCACTTAAAGGCAGAACGATTCGTTTGGAAGTCGGGCAGGAGCTGGAATTGAATTCTCTTTTGCGCGATTTATCGCAGTTAGGCTATAGTCGAAAAGACGTCTGCGAAGCTTTCGGTGAATTCAGTCTAAAGGGCGGGATCCTTGACGTTTTTTCTTCCTTTTTCAGGGAACCGATTCGAATCGACTTTTTCGGAGACGAATTGGAATCCATTCGTACCTTCGATCCTGAGACCCAGCGGTCCCTAGTTTCATTGGAGGAAGCTTATATCCCTCCTGCCGATGAATATATCTTATCGGAAGAGCAAAAGGTCGCATATCGCAGAGTAATATCCGAAGCCGATTCTTCCTTACATCTACCGGAAATTCCTGACGATTCCGGCGGAACCTATTTTGAAGAGTTAGTCCCGCTCGTACGGGAAAACGTGGGATTTCTTTCCTACTTTTCCAAATCCCCGATTTTGATTTTTCCTACTGCAAACGATTCAAAGGAACGTTTAGCGCAACTGAAACGGGAATACGAATCCTTGTTTGAAAAGCGAAGTAACGAAGTTCTCTGCGTCCCTCCTTCCGCCCTGCTTTCCGCCGGACCTGAATATGAATCAGTAGAAAAAGCTTCCGGCATTTCCTTTTCTCAACTTCCTCCATCCAAACCTAACGATCTGGTTTGTCCTTTAAAAGAGGCCCCCGCATTTAAAGGAAAGATTCGAGAAGTCCGCGAGAAAATCGTCCAACTTCGAGAAGAAGGAGGTTGGAAGGTAGTGCTTACATCTTCGTTCGAGGCACAAACGAAGCGTCTCCAAGGCTTATTCGAATCTGAAGGAATCGAACTTTTAAATTCAGAATCGACCGAACCGAAAGAAATCCTATTCGCAAAGAATGACAAGGCCGATTTACTTCTAGTCGTTTCGGAACTTAGAAACGGATTCGTGTGGGACGAAGAGAAAATTCTGCTTTTATCCGAAAACGACGTATTCGGAAGGGAATATAAGCGGAAGACTAGATTTAAAAAACAAAATAGTAAAGCCATTCAAAGTTTTCTAGATTTAAAAGAAGGAGACTTCATAGTTCACGTTAATCACGGTGTGGGTCGTTTCTTAAAAATAGAACGGGTGAATGCAGGCGGAAAAGAAAGGGATTTCTTAAAGCTGGAATACCAAGGAGGAGATACTCTCTTCGTGCCATTGGACCAGATCTCTCTAGTGCAACGTTTTGTAGGCGGCACCGAGAAGCCCAGACTCGATAGCTTGGGTAAAAGCACCTGGAAGAAGACCAAGGATCGAGTTCAAAAAGCCGTCGAAGGTCTTGCCGAAGATTTGGTAAGAATGTATTCGAATCGGATCAAGTTACAGGGTTATTCCTTTCCACCGGACACTGTATATCAAGAGGAGTTCGAGGCCGAGTTCGAATATGAGGAAACGCCGGATCAAATCGACGCGATCGAAGCGGTCAAAAAGGATCTAGAATCTCCTCGGCCTATGGATCGCCTCATTTGCGGAGACGTAGGATACGGGAAAACGGAAGTTGCGATTCGGGCGGCTTTTAAGGTTGCGATGGCTGGGAAGCAGATTTTAATGCTCGCACCCACCACTATTTTAGCTTTACAACATTATAATACGATTAAGAAGAGATTCGAAAATTACCCTATTACGATCGAATTGATATCCAGATTGCGAACAGCCGCCGAAACTCGCGACGTATTAAAAAGATTTTCGACGGGAAAGGTCGACATGATCGTCGGAACGCATGCGATTCTCGCGAATTCCGTTCACCCTAAAAATTTAGGACTTTTGATTATCGACGAAGAGCAAAGATTCGGAGTGAATCATAAGGAATCCATTAAGAAATTGAAAAACTTGGTGGATGTACTTACTTTGACCGCGACACCGATCCCGAGAACTTTGCATATGGCTTTGACGGGAATTCGGGAACTTTCCATCATCGCAACCCCGCCCAAGAATCGACAAAGCGTGGAAACGTACGTTTTGGAAGAAGATGAGGATTTATTACGCGAAGCGATTCGTAAGGAATTAGCGAGGGGAGGTCAGGTTTTTTATCTGTACAATCGCGTAGAGTCGATCGAGCGGGAAACGAAACATTTAAACGACATCGTTCCGGAAGCGTCCATCGGGGTTCTGCACGGTCAGATGACCGAAGATGAAATCGAAGAAACCTTGGTGGATTTTTACGCGAAGAAGTATGACATTCTGGTTACCACTACGATCATTGAATCCGGTATAGATATTCCGAACGTAAATACTCTGATCGTAAAGAGGGCGGATTTATTCGGTCTTTCTCAACTATACCAAATTCGCGGGAGAGTCGGACGAAGCGATCGGAAAGCCTACGCCTACCTGTTACTCCCGAGAGATCGCGTAGTAACCGAAGATGCCGAAAAGAGGCTAAATACGATTTACGAATATCAGGAACTCGGCTCGGGCTTCAAAGTTGCGATGAGGGATTTGGAAATTCGGGGCGCCGGAAATCTTCTAGGTAAAGAACAATCTGGCGACATTATGGAAGTCGGATTCGATTTATATGTTCGTATGTTGGAAGAGGCGATCGCTAGGATTAAAGGAGAAGAAATTCCAATCGAAGTTCGAACCGCTATCAATTTAGAAACCGATTTTTACATTCCTGAAACATATATTCCGGATACTCGGCAGAAAATCGAATTTTATAAGAGATTCGAAGGCGCACGGGATCTGGATGAGATCGAAGAAATTACGAGCGAAATGGTGGATCGTTTCGGGGAGCCTCCCGAAGAAGCCAAGACTTTCCTTCTCTTAGAGAAGATTCGGACTCTCGCATCCGCCATCGGTTTCGAAACGGTCGCCGAAGTGGGTGAAGAAATTCGTATGAAATCCGGGGCGCATTTCCGCGGTAGTTATGAGAAGATCGTAACTTTAATTTCTGCGAAGATGGGTTTAACGATGAATCCTAGAGAGCCGAATGTTTTACTTTTTCGTCCAGGTAAGGCTAATCAAAAGGAGAAGCTATCTAATCTAGTCTATCTCCTTACGGAGATGCAGCCAGGTAAAAAGTAA
- a CDS encoding exodeoxyribonuclease III: protein MKLICLNCNGIRSAWTKGLGDLLSSERPDFVCFQETKAQSDQLSAEIWEKLGYKAYFHSAEKKGYSGVSLWAKKEPKKITYGIGVEEFDREGRSVLADYGDFAIWTVYFPSGTTGDTRQAAKMRFLDEFLKLSKKIRKKHPNLILCGDVNIAHTEKDIHDPKGNAKNSGFLPEERAWLTEFLKTGWIDSFRELYPEKQEYSWWTFRAGARGNNKGWRIDYFFVPEELKKKLKRLEIRKDPILSDHAALILEISL, encoded by the coding sequence ATGAAACTTATCTGCTTAAACTGTAACGGTATTCGCTCCGCCTGGACCAAAGGCTTAGGAGATTTATTGAGTTCGGAACGTCCGGACTTTGTTTGTTTTCAGGAAACGAAGGCACAATCCGACCAACTTTCCGCCGAAATATGGGAGAAACTCGGATACAAAGCCTATTTTCACTCCGCGGAAAAGAAGGGATATTCTGGTGTAAGCCTTTGGGCCAAAAAGGAACCTAAAAAGATTACCTATGGAATCGGAGTGGAAGAATTCGACAGAGAAGGTAGAAGCGTTTTAGCGGATTACGGCGATTTTGCGATCTGGACAGTCTACTTCCCGTCCGGAACGACAGGCGATACTAGGCAAGCCGCAAAAATGCGATTCCTGGATGAGTTCCTAAAACTTTCCAAAAAAATTAGGAAGAAGCACCCTAATCTAATTCTTTGCGGTGATGTGAACATAGCGCATACGGAGAAGGACATCCATGATCCGAAAGGAAACGCCAAAAATAGCGGGTTTCTTCCGGAAGAAAGAGCCTGGTTAACCGAATTCCTCAAAACCGGATGGATCGATAGTTTTCGGGAATTATACCCCGAAAAACAGGAGTATTCTTGGTGGACCTTCCGAGCAGGCGCTCGAGGCAATAATAAAGGATGGAGAATCGATTATTTTTTCGTTCCGGAAGAATTGAAGAAGAAGTTGAAGCGATTAGAAATTCGCAAGGACCCGATTCTTTCCGATCACGCTGCCCTGATTCTAGAAATCTCTCTCTAA